A single region of the Salicibibacter cibi genome encodes:
- a CDS encoding (Fe-S)-binding protein, whose product MKVSLFITCLGDMFYPNAGKATVELLEKFDCTVDFPEQQTCCGQPAFNSGYHSDARKAAKQTIEAFKDAAYVVTPSGSCAAMLHEYSHLLKDEPQWQQEADALSAKSYELTQFLVDVLQVENTGASFHAKATYHTSCHMSRLLQVTRAPQTLLGNVNGLEMVDLSHKHDCCGFGGTFAVKMPEISKEMVDEKVNCIQATEADILIGADAGCLMNIGGRMSREETPVKVMHIAEVLNHTEER is encoded by the coding sequence GTGAAGGTGTCACTTTTTATTACTTGTTTAGGCGATATGTTTTATCCAAATGCCGGAAAGGCGACGGTTGAATTGCTGGAGAAATTCGACTGTACTGTGGATTTCCCGGAACAACAGACGTGTTGTGGGCAACCGGCTTTTAACAGCGGGTATCACAGCGATGCGCGCAAAGCCGCAAAGCAGACGATCGAAGCGTTTAAAGACGCTGCCTATGTCGTAACGCCGTCCGGGTCTTGCGCGGCGATGTTGCATGAGTACAGCCATTTATTGAAAGATGAGCCGCAGTGGCAACAGGAAGCGGATGCACTGAGCGCGAAAAGTTACGAACTCACGCAGTTTCTCGTCGATGTACTTCAAGTCGAGAACACTGGTGCTTCCTTTCATGCCAAAGCGACTTATCACACGTCTTGTCACATGTCGCGCCTGCTTCAGGTGACACGTGCACCGCAAACGTTACTTGGCAACGTGAACGGTTTGGAAATGGTTGACTTGTCCCATAAACACGATTGTTGTGGATTCGGAGGCACGTTTGCCGTTAAAATGCCGGAAATTTCAAAAGAGATGGTTGATGAGAAGGTGAACTGTATTCAAGCTACCGAAGCTGACATTCTCATCGGTGCTGATGCTGGCTGCCTGATGAATATAGGTGGGCGTATGAGTCGCGAAGAGACCCCCGTCAAAGTCATGCACATTGCCGAAGTTCTAAATCATACGGAAGAGAGGTGA
- a CDS encoding LutB/LldF family L-lactate oxidation iron-sulfur protein, which yields MPLRVGEKDFQTRVNKGLDDAFMRGTVRSAQEQLRTRKQASSEELGDWEAWRSLGEEIRTHTLEHLDYYLEQLSDKVAERGGHVYFAKTAEEGNAYVRKVAREQEAKKIVKSKSMVTEEMSLNDALEEDGLEVVETDLGEYILQVDDHDPPSHIVAPSLHKNRAQIKDVFAEKKDYEDSDNANDITRFVRGELREEFLDADIGITGCNFAVAESGSISLVTNEGNADLVTALPKTQISVMSMERIVPTWEELDVMVSLLCRSAVGQKLTSYITTLTGPKGEEEIDGPEDFHLVIVDNGRSDILGTQFQSALHCIRCAACVNVCPVYRHVGGHAYGSIYNGPIGAVLTPLLDGYENNKDLPYASSLCAACTEACPVKIPLHEQLIAHRQIITEKEKLGSMPEKWAMKMFGTGVSAPKLYRLASKQAHRVMSPWTKGSRISNGPGPLKAWTNFRDLPAPASERFRDWFANRRRSEFDE from the coding sequence ATGCCACTGCGAGTAGGGGAAAAAGATTTTCAAACACGCGTGAACAAAGGGCTGGACGATGCTTTTATGCGCGGCACCGTCCGTTCTGCACAAGAACAATTGCGAACAAGAAAGCAAGCGTCCTCGGAAGAACTGGGCGATTGGGAAGCGTGGCGGTCACTCGGGGAGGAAATACGCACCCATACGCTCGAGCACCTCGACTACTATCTTGAACAGTTAAGCGACAAGGTTGCGGAACGGGGCGGCCATGTTTATTTTGCCAAGACAGCTGAAGAAGGGAATGCTTACGTCCGGAAAGTAGCCCGTGAGCAAGAAGCGAAAAAAATCGTGAAGTCGAAATCAATGGTCACCGAGGAAATGTCGTTAAACGATGCTCTGGAAGAGGATGGCTTGGAAGTTGTGGAGACGGATTTGGGGGAGTACATTTTGCAAGTGGATGACCATGACCCGCCATCCCATATTGTAGCTCCTTCTTTGCACAAAAATCGCGCACAAATTAAAGACGTTTTTGCTGAAAAAAAAGACTATGAAGACAGTGACAACGCAAATGATATCACTCGCTTTGTCCGGGGCGAGCTGCGCGAGGAGTTTTTGGATGCGGACATCGGCATTACGGGCTGCAATTTTGCCGTCGCCGAATCAGGTTCGATATCGCTCGTCACCAATGAGGGGAACGCCGATCTGGTAACGGCGTTGCCGAAAACACAGATATCAGTGATGAGCATGGAACGGATCGTGCCCACGTGGGAAGAACTCGATGTCATGGTGAGCCTGCTGTGCCGTTCCGCTGTTGGTCAGAAGTTGACGTCCTATATTACCACTTTAACGGGACCAAAGGGCGAGGAGGAGATCGATGGACCGGAGGACTTCCATCTCGTCATTGTAGATAACGGCCGCTCCGATATCCTCGGCACGCAATTTCAATCGGCTCTTCACTGTATCCGATGTGCCGCGTGTGTGAACGTATGCCCGGTTTATCGTCACGTTGGCGGCCACGCTTACGGTTCCATTTATAATGGTCCGATTGGTGCGGTGTTGACGCCGCTTCTCGATGGCTATGAAAATAATAAAGATTTACCCTATGCATCGTCCCTTTGTGCAGCCTGTACAGAAGCATGTCCGGTAAAAATTCCTTTGCATGAGCAATTAATCGCTCATCGCCAGATCATTACGGAAAAGGAAAAACTCGGTTCCATGCCGGAAAAATGGGCAATGAAAATGTTCGGCACGGGGGTCTCTGCACCAAAACTTTATCGACTGGCATCTAAACAAGCGCACCGCGTCATGTCGCCATGGACGAAAGGTTCGCGTATTTCAAATGGGCCCGGGCCATTGAAAGCATGGACAAATTTTCGCGATTTACCCGCCCCGGCTAGCGAACGTTTTCGCGACTGGTTTGCGAATCGAAGGAGGTCAGAGTTCGATGAGTAG
- a CDS encoding LutC/YkgG family protein gives MSRGTIQGREDFLNRIAEKIGRPRSEHVERPEWQVQPQWDVFAGENTEQLMERFKAQCDKIHTNVIETDVNGFREAVAETIGAYQADSVIMWDDVRLERAGLDDGFRSQMSALGVETKVWDTSKGEENIRLAERAGVGITYSDITLAESGTVVLLNSPEKGRLVNLLPENYIAVIPRSSLVPRMTQATRRVHERVQNGEEISSQIHFVSGPSNSADIEMSLVVGVHGPVRATYIILGDE, from the coding sequence ATGAGTAGAGGCACAATCCAAGGACGTGAGGATTTTTTAAATCGAATCGCCGAAAAAATTGGTCGGCCACGGAGTGAACATGTGGAACGTCCCGAGTGGCAGGTGCAACCGCAATGGGATGTTTTTGCGGGTGAAAACACTGAACAGCTCATGGAACGTTTTAAGGCACAGTGCGATAAGATTCATACAAATGTAATTGAAACAGATGTTAACGGGTTCCGGGAAGCAGTAGCGGAAACGATCGGTGCTTATCAAGCAGATTCGGTGATCATGTGGGACGATGTCAGACTTGAACGCGCAGGGCTTGATGATGGCTTTCGATCGCAGATGAGCGCATTGGGCGTGGAAACAAAGGTGTGGGACACGTCTAAAGGGGAAGAGAACATCAGGCTAGCGGAACGCGCTGGTGTCGGCATTACGTACAGCGATATTACGCTAGCTGAATCAGGGACCGTCGTATTGCTTAACTCTCCCGAGAAAGGCAGGCTCGTCAACCTCCTCCCGGAAAATTATATTGCGGTCATCCCCCGCAGTTCATTGGTGCCGCGCATGACGCAAGCGACCCGCCGCGTTCATGAACGCGTACAAAACGGCGAGGAGATTTCTTCGCAGATTCATTTTGTCTCCGGACCATCCAATAGCGCTGATATTGAAATGAGCCTCGTCGTCGGTGTGCACGGACCGGTGAGGGCGACGTATATTATTTTGGGGGATGAGTGA
- a CDS encoding CynX/NimT family MFS transporter translates to MKKRIFNPKVWIILAIILVAFNLRPAITGVGPLIGMIRDDLQLTNSQAGILTTLPLLAFAGLSIATPRLARKWGIEWAIFAGLFTLLIGILLRSGGYPTTLFMGTAIIGIGIAICNVLLPGFVKLKFEKHTGVMTSVYTTSMSLFATVGSGLSIPLAINLGLDWRGALVFWCVITVTAMAVWTSQLRSAQKPEKNEGREAEAPKLWRSPLAWHVTAFMGLQSTIFYSLVTWLPEIVQANGINAATAGWLLSFMQLCGLPANFITPILASRMQNQRIIVLAIIFLYLIGFSGLLIVGNSLPLHFVFTSFIGVSMGGSISLSFILFNLRTTSAPQASQLSGMAQSFGYLLAAVGPILLGSLYDYTSAWTLPLLILTGVSLLLAIAGWNAGKDTYVFSKKPVRGERA, encoded by the coding sequence ATGAAGAAGCGTATATTTAACCCTAAGGTGTGGATCATCCTCGCGATCATCCTCGTCGCCTTTAATTTACGTCCGGCGATCACGGGGGTCGGTCCGCTAATCGGCATGATCCGGGATGATCTGCAATTAACGAATAGCCAGGCAGGGATACTCACAACCCTTCCTTTGCTCGCTTTTGCCGGTCTTTCCATAGCCACCCCAAGGCTCGCGAGAAAATGGGGGATCGAATGGGCGATTTTTGCAGGACTTTTCACATTACTCATCGGTATCCTTTTGCGATCAGGCGGCTATCCTACCACTTTATTTATGGGGACTGCCATTATTGGCATCGGCATCGCCATTTGCAACGTCCTCTTACCGGGATTTGTGAAATTAAAATTTGAAAAACATACAGGAGTTATGACGAGTGTGTACACCACTTCCATGAGCCTTTTCGCCACCGTCGGTTCCGGGCTCAGCATTCCCCTTGCTATAAATCTTGGATTGGATTGGCGAGGCGCACTCGTATTTTGGTGCGTGATCACCGTAACAGCGATGGCGGTTTGGACGAGCCAACTCCGAAGTGCGCAAAAACCCGAGAAAAATGAGGGACGTGAAGCAGAAGCCCCAAAACTATGGCGCTCTCCGCTCGCTTGGCATGTCACCGCGTTTATGGGATTACAATCAACTATCTTTTATAGCCTGGTCACGTGGCTCCCCGAGATCGTGCAAGCGAATGGGATCAATGCCGCAACCGCGGGATGGTTACTTAGTTTCATGCAACTTTGCGGTCTGCCCGCCAATTTTATAACACCGATCCTCGCTTCCCGCATGCAAAATCAACGAATCATTGTGTTGGCCATTATCTTTTTATATTTAATCGGATTTAGCGGATTATTGATTGTCGGAAATTCTTTGCCCCTTCATTTTGTGTTTACTTCATTTATTGGCGTTTCCATGGGGGGCAGCATAAGTCTATCTTTCATTTTATTTAATTTACGAACGACATCGGCCCCGCAAGCCTCCCAGTTATCGGGCATGGCCCAATCGTTCGGGTATTTACTGGCAGCTGTCGGACCGATATTACTCGGATCCCTTTATGATTACACAAGTGCGTGGACCTTGCCACTGCTGATCCTTACCGGCGTAAGCCTCCTCCTCGCGATCGCCGGATGGAACGCCGGGAAGGATACGTATGTGTTTTCGAAGAAGCCGGTGCGAGGGGAGAGAGCGTAA
- a CDS encoding alpha/beta hydrolase, translated as MKHIFKEGTNKQAPVLLLLHGTGGDENDLLPLAEMIAPESSVLSVRGNVSEGGMPRFFRRLAEGVFDEEDLVKRTEELAGFLDKSAEDYGFDRSQIVAVGYSNGANIAASLLYHYEDVLKGAILHHPMVPLRNVTLPPLKELPIFIGAGKQDPICRPEETNELASTLEAGGSNVELFWENAGHQLTKNEIEAASEWFRNNF; from the coding sequence ATGAAGCATATTTTTAAGGAAGGTACGAACAAACAAGCACCCGTTCTTTTGCTTTTACACGGAACGGGTGGGGATGAAAATGATCTGTTGCCACTAGCGGAAATGATTGCCCCTGAATCGTCGGTATTAAGCGTCCGTGGCAACGTCTCCGAAGGGGGCATGCCCAGGTTCTTCCGGCGCCTGGCCGAGGGTGTCTTTGACGAAGAAGACCTTGTAAAACGCACAGAGGAACTGGCCGGTTTCCTTGATAAAAGCGCTGAAGATTATGGCTTTGACCGCAGTCAGATTGTCGCTGTCGGTTATTCCAACGGCGCCAACATCGCTGCCAGCCTGCTCTATCACTATGAAGATGTACTAAAAGGCGCGATATTGCATCACCCAATGGTGCCGTTGCGGAATGTCACACTCCCTCCGCTAAAGGAGTTGCCTATATTTATTGGAGCCGGAAAGCAAGATCCGATCTGCCGCCCGGAAGAAACGAATGAATTGGCTTCAACCCTGGAAGCAGGCGGATCGAACGTCGAATTATTTTGGGAAAATGCCGGCCATCAACTTACAAAAAATGAAATCGAGGCTGCGAGCGAATGGTTTCGGAACAATTTTTAA